In the Rhizobium sp. CB3090 genome, one interval contains:
- a CDS encoding DUF6362 family protein: MHHSALQFDDLSERAAEIADLSVIVRARFVEAADTMIHLDVRGVRPDRVRTLWPDVLPGPTDHADTRIRYRPNAAAISRAEEVLQDWLLIHVRDQERRILLSRWSVCLAAPHIVGSFRDFCGRTGRVRRTAERRIQSEFQNVANALLTISPSLQEPDWSRISPMMPNSAGGFERVKTPPVKHETHWLPEDSKPVFDAASPELAALAKRLERENRRRAKMKA, encoded by the coding sequence ATGCACCACAGCGCCTTGCAGTTTGACGATCTTTCCGAACGCGCGGCCGAGATCGCCGATCTAAGCGTCATCGTTCGTGCCCGCTTCGTCGAAGCTGCCGACACGATGATTCATCTCGATGTGCGCGGCGTGCGCCCGGATCGGGTGCGCACGCTTTGGCCGGATGTTCTCCCCGGACCGACCGATCATGCAGATACCCGCATCCGTTATCGTCCGAATGCAGCGGCTATCAGCCGCGCGGAAGAAGTGCTGCAGGATTGGTTGCTGATCCATGTCAGAGACCAGGAGCGCCGCATCCTGCTTTCCCGGTGGTCAGTCTGTCTTGCCGCGCCTCACATTGTCGGTTCTTTCCGTGATTTCTGCGGGAGGACCGGCCGGGTGAGACGAACGGCGGAACGGCGCATTCAGAGCGAATTTCAAAACGTTGCCAATGCACTGCTCACGATTTCGCCCTCGTTGCAGGAGCCCGATTGGTCGCGCATATCGCCGATGATGCCGAATTCGGCAGGGGGTTTTGAGCGAGTGAAAACTCCGCCCGTAAAGCACGAGACGCATTGGCTGCCGGAAGATTCAAAGCCGGTGTTCGATGCGGCGAGCCCCGAGCTGGCGGCGTTGGCAAAACGGCTGGAGCGAGAGAACCGGCGGCGTGCAAAGATGAAAGCTTAG